Within the Herbaspirillum sp. RTI4 genome, the region CCGCACACCCGGCAGCTACTGGTCGAACACGGCGGCTTCATTTACGACTCCGATTATTACGGCGACGACCTGCCGCTCTGGACCGAAGTGCAGCTCAGTGATGGTAGCCGCCATCCGCATCTGATCGTGCCCTATGCGCTCGACAGCAACGACATGCGCTTCGCTTCACCGCAGGGCTTCAATACCGCCGACCATTTTTATGCGTATCTGAAAGACAGCTTTGATGTGCTGTACGAGGAAGGCGATCCGCAAGGTCTGAACGCGCCGAAGATGTTGTCGGTCGGCATGCATTGCCGCTTGCTGGGCCGGCCGGGACGCTTCCGTGCCTTGCAGCGCTTTCTGGATTATCTGGAAACCAAGGAGCATGTCTGGATTTGCCGCCGCATCGATATCGCCCGCCACTGGCATGCCTACCATCCCTATCGGCCGGACGGCATTTAGCGAGTTCTGATTCCATTACCGCTCGCCGCAAAACGGTGCAACTGCCCGATTGCGGTGAAGGCGCTCACCAACTTGTTGCGCATTGGCTGCCGCATTGTTGACGATCTGAGTATTTCTTCGCGCACAACGTAAGGCATGCCAAGTGGCATAGTGCTTGCGTCTATCCGACTTTCCCTCTCCGCCAAAAGGCAAGCAGATGAACGCCCCTATTGCTGACCAGCAAACGCCCGCCTTTACCGTTCCCCTGATCGATATCACCCCGTTCCAGCATGGCGACGCGGCACAAAAGCAAGCCGTCGCCGCGCAGATCGACTGCGCCGCACGCGAAGTCGGCTTCATGCAGATTACCGGCCACGGCATTCCAGATAGCGCAATCGTCGGCTTGCAGAGCGCCATTGATGGATTTTTCAGTTTGCCGGCGCAGCAAAAACTGGCCTGGCAACCGCCCTCGGTGGATATTAATCGCGGCTACAACGGCCCGCTCAGCGAACGTCTCAGCTACAGTCTGGGCGTCACCTCGCCGGCCGATCTGTTTGAAGCCTTCAACGTCGGCACTCAGGCATCCGCCTTTCCCGCATTGAAGCTGTCGGCGCGTGACTATCCCGCCAATATCTGGCCTGATCAGCCCCCCGCCTTCCAACAACAGGTACAGAACTGGTTCGACCATGCCGGCGCACTGGCGCACCGGCTCACACGGATTTTCGCGGTCGCGCTGGATTTGCCCGAAACCTACTTCATCGACTACACCGACCATTCCGTCGACATGCTGCGCATCAATCATTACCAGATGCCGGCGGCCGATCAGCGGCTGGAAGCGGGACAAATGGGCATGGGTGCGCATACCGATTACGGCATCGTGACCATCCTGTGGGCCGACAGGGTCACGCCCGGATTGCAGATTCTCGATAGCGGCGGCACATGGCACGACG harbors:
- a CDS encoding isopenicillin N synthase family dioxygenase, whose amino-acid sequence is MNAPIADQQTPAFTVPLIDITPFQHGDAAQKQAVAAQIDCAAREVGFMQITGHGIPDSAIVGLQSAIDGFFSLPAQQKLAWQPPSVDINRGYNGPLSERLSYSLGVTSPADLFEAFNVGTQASAFPALKLSARDYPANIWPDQPPAFQQQVQNWFDHAGALAHRLTRIFAVALDLPETYFIDYTDHSVDMLRINHYQMPAADQRLEAGQMGMGAHTDYGIVTILWADRVTPGLQILDSGGTWHDVTPAPGALLINLGDMLARWTNDRWRSTMHRVLAPVDAAGRMVRRRSAAYFHDGNADALISCLPGCTDDTHPPLYAPVTVAEHLTAKLEGSRGLALNPDAVREAARLKTSQSEPED